The genomic segment AGCTAATCGTAAAGCAGTAGAAACTTACAAATCTGCTAGTGAAAAATACCGTAATAATGTTCAATTCCATAGCCAAGTGCCGGTTTCTTTAGTTAATGAAAAAGGATTTGAATTGATTAATAATGACAGTCGCTATATTGCTAAAATTCCAATCAAAGGCAGGAAGTCAATCTATTGCCCTTTATCCTTTGGAGAATATCAACTTAATAAAATAGAAAATCCTAAATATAAACTAAAAACTGCTAAATTATATAAATATAATAATGAATGGTATATCGACTTAATTATGGAATATGAACAACCCAAAAGAGAAACTGACACTATTTTAGGTATTGATTTAGGCATTGTTAAGTTAGCTACTTAATGAGTTTGCATGCCCTAATGGACATAAGTTAAATGCTGATTATAATGCTTCGGTTAATATTGCCAAAAGAGCTATTTAAAAATAGTATACGAGGTAACTCGTAGCCCCTGTTGTCTTTACAGTAGGGATGGGCGTAATCTTGTCAGGCGAACCCGTAACTTTCTTAATCGTGAATCACCAATTTGTGCGATTAAGAAGGTGCAAAACTTGCTAATAGAGTATGCTGAGCATACTTGAAGTTAGCAAGCTCCATCCGACGCGAAGCTAGTGCCATTGGTGCAAATCCTTAGTTTAATTTGGGTGGAGAAGCTGACATCTTTTCTCTCCTTAATAAATTCTTATCTTATAAAAAATCCCATGACTATTCTGCCATGGAATTAATTAATCATACTTCAATTATCTCCTTAAAGCCTTCATCTTCAGTCGGTTCTTTAAATTTAGCAGCCATTCGCTCAATGACCGGTTCCATTAATTCATACTCTTTTTGGGATATTTCTCGACATCTTTTAAGACAGTTCTCTTTATCAGTCTTAATCCAGATTCCAGTTACTTCATAACCATACTCATTGCCTAAATCAATTACTTTAGCCGCCGCTCTTTAGTCACATTAGTCTCATCAATATATAGCTTAACAGCCTGTTCCAACAGCTCTTTTAAAAAGATTCCTCTAATCCACCAGAGTAAGTCTTCACCTTCATTCCAGAATCTCTGTCCATACACCTTCTTCCGCATTTTCTTCAATCCAGGTAGACTTACCGCTGCACGGCAGTCCGATTGGATTCTCTAAGTACTAAATATGCTTCCTACTTTCTCCATAGTTATACTAATTGCAGGTACACCTATAACATATACAGATATTAACTCTCCTATTCCCACATAAAAACTTGTACTCCAATAAGGAAGCTGCAGGGTAATATTTAAAATTAATCCCACTCCTAAAGCATTGATTATTACTGGATAGATACCGGCCTCCCAGATATTTCTAGCTCTAGCTGTCAATAAACCGGCAACTAATGTTAAGGCACTGCCTCCAATAATATCAATCAATCCTAAACCGCCAAATATATTGGCAAACATACAGCCGATCCATAATCCAACAGCCGCCCAGCTGCCCAAAAAGAAAGGTAACAGAGTTAAAGCTTCAGCTATTCTCACCTGGATTGCTCCATAACTGATAGGTGCCAAAAGAATTGTTAAGACTGCATATAAGGCTGCTACTCCAGCTATTTTAGTAATTAACTTGCTATTAATCTTCATTTTATCACCTCATTAATCTATAATTATTCTCTACCAATATTTCTATAGCTATTCCAGTAATAATCTGTCCCATATTATACCGCTACTTTCCTCCTCCCTGAAATTTGTTCTAATATAACTTCTCCTTCATTATACTAAATTCACCTAGAAAATTAAACATTATGTATGCTTATTATTTTAAAAAGTCAACTTTTAATCTTCAATAATCAAAAAAAGAGCTGGATTTTAATTTAACTACCAGCTCTTTTTAATTCCTGTAAAAATTTTTGATTTTCTTCTGGTTTTCCTATTGAAACCCTAATTCCTTTATCACAATTCCACCTGCTACCTGAAGCTACCATAACCCCATTCTGTAATAATTCGTTAGTAATTTCATCAGCAGGATAAGAAGTACGGAAAAACACAAAGTTAGTATAAGAAGGAAGAACCTGATAGTTCATCTTTTTCAATTCAGAAATTAAGTATTCCTTACTATCATTTATTTTATTAACAGCTTTTTTAAAATAACTGTCGTCTTTTAAAACAGCTTTAGCACCTGCAATTGCTGCTTTATTAGCATTAAATGGTTGACTAGCCTGCTTAATTGCCCTTATTATCTCTTGATCCGCCAGAGCATAGCCAAGTCTAAGCCCAGCCATACCATAAGCTTTAGAAAAAGTCCGAACTAAAATGATATTCTCCCCTTCTTTAACCGTAGCAGTAGTATCAGGTAATTCTTCGGCATCAGTAAATTCATAATAGGCTTCATCAACTATTATCCAGACATCTTCTGGAACTTGATCCAGAAAGTATTTAAATTCACTATCTTTAATAATCGTACCAGTAGGATTATGAGGATTACAAAGCCAGATTAATTTAGTCTCTGGAGTTATTTTATCCAACATGACTTCTACATTTATTTTATCAGAAACTAAAGGAGCCTTTTTTACTACTGCTCCTAATGACCTAGATAAATCTTCATATAAGCCATAGGTCGATTCAGGAATAATTACTTCATTCCCCTTTTGAATAAATATCTTACTCAGTATTTCCAAAATTCCTACCGCACCGTGTGACAGAGCAATATTTTTCTTTGCAAAACCAAGCCTTTCTCCAATTAATTCCTTTAATTCTATGTAATCTGCATCTGCATAATAATTTAAGTTTTCAAATTCGTTCTTTATAGCACTTAAACAGTTCGGATAGGGAGCATATGGATTTTCATTAAAACATAACTTTGCTACTTTATCCAAACCATATTCTTCTTTAATCTCCTTTATTGTTTTACCGTGTGCATAGGGAGATACATTCTTTATAGTCTCCCGAATTTCATCTACCATTAATCTTATCCTCCTTTCTTATTTAGCCTTAATTTCAATAATCTCAGGTTTAGGTTTTGCTAATGCATCTTCCAAAACCGTCTTCAGTTCAGAAGAATTAGTAACCGAAGAAAAAGAAAATTCATAACTTCGAGCTAAATCTTCTAAATTCGGATTCTTATGATTTACTGCAATAGTTTCATTAGGATGACGTAATTCTTCATTTCTTCTAATTTCTCCAAAACCATCGTTATTCCAAATAATAATAGGTAAAGAAAATTGATGTTCAAGAAGTACCCCCAATTCCTGCATTGTAAATTGGAATCCACCGTCTCCTGTTAAAGCTACAACATCCTTATTAGGATTAGCAAACTTAGCTCCTGCCGCAGCAGGTAAGGCATACCCTAAGGTTCCATATCCTACAGGATGTAGGAATGTCCGCGGGCTATAGGCTGGATATTCACTGCGGGCTACATAAGCAGGTGAAGTCATATCTGTTACTAGAACGCCACCTTCCGGAACGGCTTCTCTGATAACATTCAGCATATCCAAAGTAAAATCTAATTCCTTCTCATCTATCCCCCTATGTTCAACCAATTCCTCTTTACTGTGTCCTAACTCTTCTAGTTTTAATTGATTATTACTATTCTCTTTGAAATCAAGTCTATCAATTACCTCACTTAGTATCCGCTGAGCATCCCCACGCAGAGAAATATCAGCAGCAAAATTTCTCTGAAAGTTACCTGGATCCATATCAATTTGAATCAGTATACCTTCAATCTTTAGTTCAGTACCTTCTAGATCCGTTGGAGCAAGTTCAGTACCGACAGCCAGCACACAGTCAGCATTCTTGATTCTTTTTTGAATACTATCAAATTTTATACTAGCCCCTAGACATAAGAGATGTTCTTCAGAAATAACCCCTTTTCCAGCAATAGTCTGGACTAGAGGTATCTCCAATTCTTCAACTAATTTCCTTAATTCTTCTGTAGACTGACTACTACCTCCGCCAGCAATAATCATCGGTCTGTCAGCTTCCTGCAGTAGATTCGCAGCAGATTCAATTTTATTATCCTGATTTAAATCCTCCCAAGGATCATAGGAAATATAATTATTCATTATCGATGATTCTACTTTAGATATAGGTGCTTGTAATATATCCAAAGGAATTTCTACATGCACAGGGCCCGGTCGTCCAGTCATTGCTAAATGATAAGCCTCTTCAATACTTGATCTGATCTTATCTTTATGCATTACTCTCTTGCTCTCCTTAGCTACACTTTTTGTTAAATAGGTTGAATTCTTAAGCTCATGAAGAGATCCTGTTCCCTGATCTAAAACCGAAGTAGGTAACTGACTGGAAATCACCACCATAGGAACTGAATCAGCCATTGCCTGCCCCATAGGAGTAATTATGTTTGTTATTCCTGGCCCAGAAATAACTAAACATACTCCTGGTTTTTCATTAGTCCGGGCATATCCATCAGCCATAAAACCGGCTCCCTGTTCATGTCTTGCCGTGACATGTTCTAAATCGCTTGAAAGAAGTGAATCATAGACATCAAGATTATGGATTCCGGGAATCCCAAATATCGTTTCCACCTGGAGCTTTTCTAAGGCCTTTACAACTAGATCAGCTCCAATCTGATTTATCTCCTTTTCCATTATAGCACCCTCCATCATATACTTTTCAATTTATCTAAAATCTCCAAAGAAAACTCCATCTAAACTACTGTATTAGGTGGAGTTGAATTTGGCAGGTATTTGTAGGTGTTTAACCTACAAATATCTAAGATAATGTGATATATTAACTATAGTTCAAAGTTAGAAAATAGTAATGTCAACTCACCATCAAATGAAAATTCATCAAATTATCATTAAATTAAGTTTAATTATTTACTTTATTCTTTAGAACCTCAAAAGCTTGTTTACCATTCTTGGCCTTTACTCCCTTAAGCCAATCTTTTACCACATCTAAATTATTTTTAACCCATCTCTGCGCTACTCTTTCAGGTTCTTGATCCTTATAACCAATATAATAGATCCACTCATTACTCATGTCAGTAGTTGTTTTAAATTGGGTTAAAAACTTATGAACCTGAGGACGGTCCTGTTTGAAACCAACTCTAGTAATAGTATCTACCCAGGATTCAGCATTAACCCAAATGTTTTTAGGATCTTTAAGATACTTTATATCCATTACATAATTCATCCAATGAGGTTTCCAAGCAAGAGTAGCAATCCAGTCTCCTTTTTTTACTGCTCTTTTCATGTTTGCTATCATAGCAGTTTGGCTTGAATTTACCAGCTTCCAATCCCCCAAACCATATATATCATTCTTAATAGCTTTTTTCATTGCTTTTGTAAACTTCCAACCAATAGGACCAGCGTATATTTTATGGTCAAATTTTTCTGCATATTTATCTAAATCAGTAAATGACCTTACTCCTGCCTCCCAAACATATTTAGGTACTCCTAATGTATATAATCCTTCATCAAGATTTGTTTTCACTATTTTAAATTGACCTTTTAACTCATCACGAGTTGGTTTATCAGAAGGCATCCAGCTCCCTAAAAAGACATCTATTTCTTTGTCGACCATTCTATTATAAATAATAACATTTTTAACTGTTTTAATCTCTACTTCATAACCTATATTTTCAAGGATATGTTCTACTACTGCATCCTTCCCCCATATACCCGGCCAATCAGCTTCTCCAAACACAATAGGTTCTTCAGGATTACTAGCTGCAACAGGAGCCGCAAAGATAGTTACTAACATCATTAATATAATAAGGTTTACAACTAACTTTTTCATTTTTTATTCCTCCTTCTAACTAAAGGTAAAGAAAATTAAGTAAATTTATAATCATAGTAATATTCTTTATACTTAACTTAAGCTTGATTATAATAAATTCTACTTAACTATATTAGAGTATCACCACCTTTATTTTTCCTCTGCCTAATATGGGAAAATATAGTTATTCAGTAACTTACGGTATAGTATTATAATAATAATATTGAAGTTTGTCAAACTATGAATGGAATTTAAGGTTTATTATTCTAAATAATCTTTAATTAGCTTTACTTTATAAATTATTTTACTTTTTTCCTTCAAGATGCTCAGTAATAAGTCCTATATTATCTAATTATATAAATTCTTTATCACAAACAATCACTACATTAATTATTTACTCTTCTTCTCTAGCATCCTCTATCTTTTTAAATACTTCACTACATTCGCATTGATACTTCACTAAATGAAATCTGTCATTAATCACCTGAATCGGCGGCAGTAGTTTCCAGCTCCCATAGCTTTCTTTACAGTTTGGACATTCTACATTAAGTTGGTAAAGTATAACTTTAGTAGTTACATCAGCAGTTTCATTCCATACTCTCTTGGCTTTCTTAAGTTCTTTAAATTCATTCACTACTTTTTCCTCCAGACTTTAGCCAAAAATATAAAACACACTCTCTCGAGTGTTTTGATTGATGGCTGGCGAGGCAGGATTCGAACCTGCACTCTAAGGATCAAAACCTCATATGCTACCATTACATTACTCGCCAGCATAAAATTTGATTTTTAATCTTTCTATTAATATAATGCCAAAGTCACTGGATTAATATACATTTTTGCCCTTATAATTTAGGTAACCCATCATGGGTTACCTAAATTATTTTAAACTTGTTTATTATTCTTCATCATTTTCCGCTCCATTTAGCTTTTCAGCCAGTTCTTCTCTGGATTTTTCAATTGTATCCTTAAGAGCATCTTGGCCTATTGCTCCAGCCTCATCAGACGGCGAACCCATATGCACTTTATCACTGAAGCGCCCTACCTGCTGAGCAACATCTGATTTGAAATCACCTATAAACTCATCATCAGCCTCAGTATTAGGAAACTGTACCTGCCCCATTTCAACATTTTCTGTATCATCATCGCCATTAACTATACCTTCTAGATTCTCTTCTATTATATTTTCTAATCTATCAAAATTATCCTCATCTTCAATGCCCTCATCTCTTTTATCTACTTCTTTATCTTCATGCTCTTCTTTCACTTTATATATTCACCTCCGTAAGTTTAGTCTGTGAAAAGTAACAAAAAATAATGTTAGGACTTTCTGCTATCTATATCAAGTTCTACTCTCCTTAGCCAACCTCTGATAAACTTCTGCTGTGATGCATCATTTTTGACTATATTAATATATTTCTTAGCTTGTAATATATTTAACAGCTTAAATAAATCACTATTATGCTCAAAATTATTAACTGCTTCTAAAGTCCGCTGGCCGATAATTCCATCTACTGCTATTTCCTTATCAGCAAGCAGATTATAAGCCTTTTGTAGATGCTTATTGGCTGTTTTAGCTCCCATATTGACCGCCTGTTCAAAAACTTCAGTAGCTATTCTTTCATCTTCTATCCAGCTGTAGAGATGATTAGCCCAGAACTCACGATAATATATCTCTTTTGCTTTCTCTAACTCTAAATCCTTCATTTCTCCCTCGTGACCATAATCACGAGCAAGCTTTTCAGTAATTCCGTATTTAGTTTTGCCTCCGTGATCTTTCTGCTCATCACTATATCCACCTTCATAGTCTAAAATTTTCTTAAAGGCACGTTCAAACTCATCATCCATTATTTACTCCCCACCTCCAGTGTCTAATCACTTTACAATATAATATGATTTCAATCATTAAAATGATAATTCCAAAATTAAGCCCTATATCATACTATATATTAGAATTATCTATCCCTAAACAATTAAAAAAGCATCTAAAAGAGGAATACTCTATTACTAATAAATTCTTATCTAGTAAACAAAATTAATCTTCTACTTTCTGAGTATAGTCAGGAGTCTCATCTTTTAAATCTAAATATAATGAACCATCTGTATTTAAAGTTGCCAGCATAACTCTTGAAACATCATCAATTCCCTGATTATTTAATTCCTGATATAACCAATTAAAATCAAGATTATTCTGCTTTAAATTCTGTTCCAAAACTTCCCCATCCTTAATTATCTCTGTCGCCAATCCTTTATAATCAGTATCCAATCCTAAATCATTCGGAGTTATAGAATTATACTGACTTTTTTTCAATACACTTAATTCTCCATCGGATTCTAAAACAGCAAATTCTACTTCATTAATATCAAAAACATCTTTTTCCCGCAACTGCATCTCTAAAGCATCTAAAGTATATCTAGATTTAAACATATTATCTTCTAAAATTTTGCCATTTTGTATTACAACTACAGGTTCTCCTTTGACTAATTTTCTTATCTTTAAACTCTTTACTGTCAGGTAACCAAGTCCTAAAGTACATAAAACTAAAACAACCGGGCTCAATAAAACAGCATTTCCTCTAACTTCATTAACAACATATGCTCCTGCAATTGTTCCAATAGTTACTCCAGTCACAAAATCAAAAAAGGTAACCTGAGCAAGTAATTTCCTCCCCACTAGTCTAGTTAAAATTACCAATAATATGAATATAATTATTGTTGTCCATGCTGCTTCAATATACTCAGCCATTTTTTCTTCCTCCTTTTAATTAATTATTAAAATTATTATAATTTAATGCAGGTCTTTAACTAACTTAAATATATTTAGCGCTAAGATTTCAAAATATAAAGGATACATAATGATAATGGGTAGTCTAATGGCCTTCTTTACCTTAGGAATCATATTAGGAGTCATATCTATTATTGGAGGTTTTTATATTATTTATAGAATGAAAATTTGAGGAATTATATTAATAATCTTTGCTTGCTTATTGGTTAAAGATGGATTAAAATTAATGAAACTAATTTAACTTAAGAATATAGGATGGTGATCAAATATGAACATCTTCGTTCTAGATGAAAATATCCAAAAATGTGCTAAGTATCACGCCGACAAACACGTCATTAAGATGATTCTTGAATCAGCACAGCTTCTTTGTAGTGCCCACTGGATGACTGGTAATGAAGCCCCTTACCGTTTAACCCATAAAAATCATCCTTGCAGTAAATGGGTCCGCAATTCAATTGAAAATTATCGATGGTTAGTTAGATTAGGACTGGCATTATGTAAAGAATATACCTATCGGTATAATAGGACACATAAAACCGAAGAAAAGTTAAAGTGGCTGCGTGATAATGAGCCGAACTTACCAGATAAAGAAAAGACTGATTTTGTATTAGTTATGCCTGATAAATATAAATGTGAAGATCCTGTTGAAGCTTACCGTACTTATTATAGACAAGAAAAAGAAGATATTGCTGCCTGGAAGAATCGCCCTATTCCAGACTGGTTTAAAATAGATTAATTCTATATTTCAAAGTTATTAATTAAGGCTTGTAATTTTTGGATTATTTCTGCTAATTTTTGAGAAGAATTTGTTATTTTATTTGAAATTGTGTAGTTATAAGTGACTAAGTAATAAGTAACTTGAACTAAAATAAAAAATAATAAATAGCTCACCAGTAGCTTTTGTATAACTACTGATGAGTTATGTCACTATCTATAATAATTATTTAAATATCGATAGTACCAATAAACTCTCCTTGATTTTGAATAGTCTGATCTTTCTGTAATGCCTTAAAGAAAGAAATTATAGAAAAACACATAAAGATCATAAATGGAAAAGCTGATGCAATTGCTGCTGTTTGTAATGCAGAAAGGCCTCCAGCCAACAACAGAATTGCTGCTAATAATCCTTCGGCAGTTCCCCAGGTAATCTTTACCTTTCGTGAAGGATCAAGAGTACCATATGAAGTCAACATTCCCATTACAAAAGTAGCTGAATTAGCCGAGGTAATAAAGTATGTAGCTACTAGAATAGTGGCAATTACACTCATTATACTACCTAGCGGAAACTGATTTAATGCCACGAAGAAAGCCGACGCTACATCAGATTGGACAGGACCAACGATTCCACCAGAACTAAACTGTTCAAGCCAGATACCTGAACCTCCCATAGTAGCAATCCAAATTAAGCTTAAAATGGTTGGTCCAAATAAAGTAGCTACTACAAACTCTCTAATTGTTCTTCCGCGGGAAATACGGGCAATAAAACCACCGACAAATGGAGTCCAGGAAATCCACCAGGCCCAATAAAAGACTGTCCACCAGCCTGGCCAATTACTATTTTCAACAGCACTAGTAAAGAAGCTCATGTTAAAAATATTCTGTAAATAACCGCCTATTCCCTGTGTAAAGTAATTAAAAATAAATACTGTGGGACCAACAGTAATCATTGCTGCTAAAATTAAAAAGCTTAACCAGACATTGATATTACCTATATGCTTAATACCACTATCTAAACCAGTAACTGTACAGACAATAAAAATCACAGTTATAATAGCAATAATAATTATAGCTACTATATTATTATTGGGAATACCAAATAAGAAATTAAGTCCGCTGTTAATTTGTTGTGCTCCTAAACCTAACGAAGTAGCCATTCCAAAAAGAGTAGCAAATACAGCTAGAATATCGAACATTTTTCCAATCGGTCCCTTTACTCCTTTTTCTCCTATCAATGGATAAAGAGTACAGCTAGGTAATTGAGGCATTCCCCTTCTAAAACCAAAGTAACCGATAATCATTCCAAAAAGTGAAAATAAAGCCCAGGGATGTAGCCCCCAATGAAAGAATGAATAACGAATAGCAAGTAATGCTGACTCTGCTGTTTCTCCTTGTCCAAATGGTGGACTAGCATAATGACTAATTGGTTCAGCTACTCCCCAGAAGACAAGACCAATTCCCATTCCAGCACTGAAAAGCATTGCAAACCAAGAGCCTGTATTAAATTCAGGTTCCTCATCAGGTTTACCTAACTTTATATCCCCATATTTACTTAAACCAATTATTAAAGTTACCACTAACGTTCCGGATACAAATAAAAGATATGACCATCCAAAATTACCAACTAAAACATCAAAAACAATTTCTACTGCTTTACTAAAACTTTCAGTAGCAGTAATACCCCAGATAACCAAAATAGCTGAAATTACAACTGAAATTCCAAATACAACTGGATCAATATCAAGTTTTTTATTTGATGGTTCAACTTCATTCTCAATTTTAGCCATACTCTCTCCTCCTAAATATTTATATGATTAATTATTTATTTTTTAGAAATCCCAGGACTAATCAAGATTAGTCCTGGGATTTGAGTTAAATCCAATCAAATTAAACAGTTAATTTATCACTTTTAGATGCTTTAATGTAATTGCCGCAGTACTGATCCTTACCTAGTAAAGTATCAGCGGCAGTAGCCAGAGACATAATCTTTTTATCTAGTGGATCAAGAATAGCACTATCCATCCCTCTACTCATAGCCAGCAGTACAAAGGATTGATTTAGAAGTCTTCTCTGCGGCAGACCGTGGGAGATATTGCTCAATCCACAAGTAATATGCACATCTTCATATTTGTTGGTAATCTCATCAATAGCAGATAGAATATACTCTCCCATCTCCTCGTCAGTTCCGATCGGCTGAATAATTGGATCAACATAGATATCTTCCTCGGCAATACCCTCAGCAGTTAGATCATCAATTAATTTAGTTGCTGTTTTAATTCTATCTGTATCATCCTCTGGCATACCTTCATCATCCATAACTAAAGCTATAATCTCTGCATCATACTCCTGAATTAATGGTAAAATTTCACTGAATCTCTCGTCTTCAGCAGTAATAGAATTGACTAAAGCCTTACCTTCATGGGCTTCTAATCCTCTTTTGATTGCTTCTGGATCAGGACTATCAATACATAATGGTACATCTACAACTTCCTGTACCGTATTAACCAACCATTCTAGTGCTTCTGGCTCTTCCTTAATTAAGGTTCCGCAGTTAACATCGATATAATCGGCTCCGGCCTCTTCCTGCCTTTTAGCTAGATCTTGAATAAATTCAGCATCTCTATCCTTAACTGCTGGTTCTACCTCATCACGACTCGTATTAATTAATTCTCCAACAATTATCATTTATAATCCCTCCTAATTTATATATTTTTATGCAAATTTACGTACTAAATCAGTAGCAGCACTTCCATCAGAAGCATAACCATCAGCATCAATTTCATCAGCAAAGTCCTGGCTTACTGGAGCACCACCTAAGATAACCTTAACTTCATCTCTAATTCCTGCTTCTTCTAATGCTTCGATAGTATCACCCATAGCCGGCATAGTAGTAGTTAATAAAGCTGACAAGCCTAACACATCTGGATTATGTTCTTTAACTGCTTCTAGAATTTCATCAGCTGATTTATCCACTCCCAAATCAACTACCTCATAGCCTGCTCCCTCTACCATCATAGATACCAAGTTCTTACCTATATCATGTAAGTCACCATCAACAGTACTAATCATGAAAGTTCCATTTGAAGAAGAATCATCATCTGCTAAAAGCGGCTTAACTATATCCATACCTGCATGCATTGATTCAGCAGAAATTAATACCTCAGGAACAAACATATCTTGTGCCTTGAATCTTTTTCCAACAACATCCATACCAGCAACTAATCCTTCTTTAATAATCTTACTGGGTTCCTCT from the Acetohalobium arabaticum DSM 5501 genome contains:
- a CDS encoding corrinoid protein encodes the protein MSKFNEISEAVINGEEEKVAELVQDLVDDGEEPSKIIKEGLVAGMDVVGKRFKAQDMFVPEVLISAESMHAGMDIVKPLLADDDSSSNGTFMISTVDGDLHDIGKNLVSMMVEGAGYEVVDLGVDKSADEILEAVKEHNPDVLGLSALLTTTMPAMGDTIEALEEAGIRDEVKVILGGAPVSQDFADEIDADGYASDGSAATDLVRKFA